The following DNA comes from Nocardioides sp. JQ2195.
CGGCACGCTCACCTTCGGCCTCGTCTACCAGCTCACCGACTCCTACCGGCCCGCCATCTTCGCGTTGATCGCGTTCTTCCTGATCGGTGGACTTCTGCTGATGAAGGTGGACACTGCCCGCGGGATCCGTGAAGCCGGTAACGTTGAGCCTTCAGTCATCTGAAACTCCATGACGTGGGTTCGACCACATTCGTCGCCTGACGGAATCCTTGGCCCGCGTCGTACGTTGGAGGGGGTGGACGCGTTCGCGCGAAGGTGACGCACGACCTAGTTGGTCCGCGTCATGTTCCCGAAGGAACACCGTCCCATCCACGAGCAAGGAAAAACGACTTAATCGGAGGTAGCTCATGGCGGAGCGCACATTGCGTGGAGCCCGGCTCGGAGGCCAGAGCTTCGAGGACGAGCGCGGCATCGAGTTCGCGGCACGTCAGCAGGTCGGTTACGCCTGCCCGCAGGGTCACGAGTTCGAGGTCCCGATGTCCGTCGAGGCGGACATCCCGGCCAACTGGGAATGCCCGAAGTGCGGGGCCGTGGCCCTGAACATCGACGGCATCCTTCCTGAGGCGAAGGCCGAGAAGCCGGCTCGCACCCATTGGGACATGTTGCTCGAGCGTCGCTCCATCAAGGAGCTCGAGGACATCCTGAGCGAGCGGCTCGAGCTGCTTCGCGGTGGCGAGATCGGTCCGGCGCACCTGCACCGGGCCAGCAAGAGCAGGAAGAAGAAGACGACGGCCTGAGACTGGCTTCAGGCCTGTGGGTCGTCATCGACGACCTCGCCCTCGACCACGGTTCCTTGCGAGCCGGGTCGGGGGCGGTTGTCGTTCCTGGGCGCTGAGGGCCCCGGGCCGAAGGGCAGGGTGGTGACCATCCGTGCCCCGATGAAGGCGGACAACGCCCTGCGCGCCACCGGACGCGTGAGCGGCAGGATCAGCAGCAGCCCCACCACGTCGAGCACGAATCCCGGCGAGAGCATCAGGATGCCGCCGGTCAGGATCAGGATGCCGTCGGCCAGCTCCTTGGCCGGCATCCGGCCGCTCGAGAGCGCCGCGTTGAGCGCCCTGAAGGCGCGCGCCCCCTCGTGCTTGATCAGCCATCCTCCGAAGAGGCTGTCGGCGATGAGCAGCAGGATCGTCCAGCCGACGCCGATCACCTGGCCGACCTGGATCAGGACGTAGAGCTCGAGCAGCGGGATCCCGAAGAACAGCACGGCGATGACCCAGGTCGGGAACCGGCGGCGCTTGGTCATGGCGCGCTCACCCGCGGCCGAACCGGCGCTTGATCCGGTTCCGACGTTCGTGCAGGCCCCAGCGGGTGATCCGCTTGAGAGACTCGCTGGCCACGGAACCGCTCATCTTGGAGTCGCCGCGCTCACGCTCGATGAACTCGATCGGCACCTCGCGGACGGTCAGGCCGGCCTGCAGGGTGCGCCAGGCCATGTCGGTCTGGAACACGTAGCCGGTGGACTCCACGGTGTCGATGTCGATGGCCTCGAGGGTGGCACGCCTGAAGACCCGGAATCCGGCGGTGGCGTCCTTGATCCTCACGCCGAGCAGCAGCCGGACGTAGAGGTTGCCGCCACGCGAGAGGAGCACGCGTGACCTCGGCCAGTTGACCACGGACCCGCCCGGGATCCAGCGGGCCCCGATCACCAGGTCGGCGTCGCGCAGTGCGTCCAACAGGCGGTGCAGCTGCTCGGGCTGGTGCGACCCGTCGGCATCCATCTCGCCGATCACGTCGTAGCCGGCGTCGAGGGCGACGCGGAAGCCGTTCAGGTAGGCCGCTCCGAGGCCGGCCTTCTCGGTGCGGTGCACCACTGAGACCTGGGGGTCGGCGGCGGCCAGCTTGTCGGCCAGGTCGCCGGTGCCGTCGGGCGAGTTGTCGTCGACGATCATCACGTCGACGCCCGGTTGTGCCTTGCGCAGGCGGGCCACGATCCACTCGAGGTTGAGCGACTCGTTGTAGGTCGGGATCACCATCACGACCCGGCCCAGTCCGTCGTACGTCACGCGTTCTCCCCTTGTTCAACGGCGGACTCGGGGTCTTCCGAGGTTGCGGAACCCGACGCCTTCTTCTTGCGCAGACGATACGACAGCAGTGGGAACAGGGCGGCACCGAGGGCGAGCGGCACGGCCAGGCGTCCGAGCCACGGCCCGACCACCATCGACGGCGGGACGCCCGCGGCCAGCTGCACGTCCTGGACGAGCACGTCGCGGGTGCGCGGCTCGATGGCGGAGATCACCGTGCCGTCGGGTCCGATCACCCCGCTGCGGCCGTTGATCGCGGCCACGACCACGGTGCGTCCCGTCTCGAGCGCGCGCAGCCGACTGATCGCGAACTGCTGCTCGATCTGCCCCGTGTGGATGAACATCGCGTTCGAGGTCTGCACGGCGACCAGCTCGGCCCCATGGCGCACCTGGGCGGTGATCGTGTCGTCGTACGCCACGTCGAAGCAGATCACGTCGGCGACCTCGGTGCCGTCGATCCGCAGCGGATTGACGCCGGTGCCGCTGAGCATGTCGCGTGGCACCATGGCGAGGCGTCCGAAGTTCTCGGTGCCGAAGTGCTGGCGATAGGGGATGTACTCGCCGAAGGGCACCGGGTGGTGCTTGGTGTAGCGATCGCCCGCACCGGTGACGGGGTCGAAGACCACGCCTTGGTTGAGCACGTTCCGGTCGTCCGGGGCATCCACGATGGCACCGACCAGGATCGGTACTCCGATCATGCTGGAGGTCATCGAGAGCATCTGTGCCGTGGAGCCGTCGCGGAACGGGTCGACGGCGGTCGAGTTCTCCGGCCAGACCACGAAGTCAGGCTGGTCCACCTGGCCGGCCGCCACCCGCTCGGCCAGCTCCTGGGTGGCGGTCATGTGGCTGGTGGTGACCTCGCGGTAGTGGGCAAGCAGGTCGTCGCCGCTGCCCGGCACGTTGCCCTGCACGACGGCCACCGTGACGCGCTCGTCGGAGGTGGACTGGATCGGGACGAACCACGGGAGGGCGACGGCCAGCACGGTGCCGCTGAGCACGCCTCCGGCGAGCACCTGGCGTTCCTTCAGGTGCTGGAGGCACCACAGCAGGACCGCGCTGCAGAGGACGACGAGGAGGCTCACGCCGTTGGCGCCGATCCAGGGGAACCAACGCTCGAACGGCGTGTCGATGGTCGCGAAGGAGACCCTCCCCCAGGTCAGCCCGCTCATCGGCCACGCGCCGCGCAGCGTCTCGACCGCGAGCCAGACCAGTGCCGACCACAAGGGCCAGCCGGGAAGCCGGGAGACCGCAGCCAGCCCCGCACCGGCAAGTGCGAAGTAGAGGGCCTCGAAGCCGGAGAGCGCCAACCAGGCATCCACCCCGATGACGCGGAGCCAGAAGAGGAGCGTGAGCATGAAGCCCAGCCCGAACACCAGTCCGAGCAACGCACTCCACCGCAGGCGCTGGTGACGGACACACCACAGCAGGGTGGCGAGGCTGATCGGCAGCAGGGCGACCACCGCCACCGGCTCGAAGGCCAGTCCCAACGCGATCCCGCTGAGCAGAGCGAGCAGGATGCGGATCACGCGGCAAGGCTACCGGGGAGGATCATGCAGGCGCGGAAGGGCCGACGAACCCTTCGGACCTCCTCACCGACGACTGGCGGCCGACGATGCGAAGTTGTCTACGGAGCGCGTGGCCCTCCCGCATCCGCCCTCGAGCGGCGGTACCGACCTCCGCGAGCCGTCGGGTCCGGCGCGTGGTGCTCACACCGTCCACGACGACCACCTGGACGCCGGTCCTCCATCACGATCTGCATGGACGGACTCCCGAACCTTCACCCATCCCTCGGGCACCTGTCAACAAGCCGCTGACCTGCAGGGATGCGTGTTGTCGCAGGTCAGCGCGGGGTGGCCTGCCGACAAAAAAGTCTCACCAATTTCGATGACTTTCGGCGTGTCGTGCCAGACACGCCGAGAAGGTCGGCTAGTGCGCGATGGCGGTCAGGTCGAGGTGCGTGGCGGAACCACGACGGTGCCGGTGGCCTCGGTGGCGAGCAGCGGCGGCTCGAGCACGGCGGCAGCACCGGGTCGCGCCTCGGTTGCCGCCCCGCGCGCCACGACGTGCACCGTGAAGTGGATGACCCTGGAGCGGGTGCCGGCCTTGATGAGCTCGGCGGTGATCTCCAGGACGTCGCCGGCGCGGACGGCTTCGCGGAACTGCACGTCGGAGTAGGAGGCGAACAGGCCCTCGTCACCGTCGGTGCGGATGCACATCTCGGTCGCCACGTCGCCAAAGGCTGCCAAGGAGTAGGCGCCGTCGACGAGGTTGCCGGCGTAGTGCGCGTGGGAGTAGGGCACGTAGCGGCGGTGGACGACCTTCAGCCCGGGCTCGATGCTCATGAGGCCTGCTTCGGTCGGGTCCGGTTCTCCGGACGGTTGAGGATGCGGTGGACGAGGAAGCTGGCCACCTCGCCGGGAGTGGTGCCGCGGGAGAAGACCCGGTCGACCCCGAGGTCACCGGCCATCTTCTCGTCGAAGCGCGGACCGCCCACCACCAGCACGGGCCGCTTGGCGGCCGGGTAGGACTCGCGGAAGGCGGCCGACATCTCCCGGGTGTTGAGGATGTGCGCATCGCGCTGGGTGACCACCTGGGAGACCAGCACCGCGTCCGCGTTCTCGGCCCGGGCCCGGTCGACGAGCTGGGGCACCGAGACCTGGGCGCCGAGGTTGACGACCTTCAGCTCGCGGTAGTACTCCAGCCCCTTCTCCCCCGCGAAGCCCTTGATGTTCATGATCGCGTCGATGCCGACCGTGTGCGCGTCGGTGCCGATGCAACCGCCGACCACCACCATCCGGCGGCGCAGGGACTCCTTCACCGTCGCGTTGACCTCCTTGGGGGTCAGCAGCGGGTAGTCACGCTCGACCACCTCGACCTTGCTCGGGTCG
Coding sequences within:
- a CDS encoding RNA polymerase-binding protein RbpA; this translates as MAERTLRGARLGGQSFEDERGIEFAARQQVGYACPQGHEFEVPMSVEADIPANWECPKCGAVALNIDGILPEAKAEKPARTHWDMLLERRSIKELEDILSERLELLRGGEIGPAHLHRASKSRKKKTTA
- a CDS encoding FxsA family protein — translated: MTKRRRFPTWVIAVLFFGIPLLELYVLIQVGQVIGVGWTILLLIADSLFGGWLIKHEGARAFRALNAALSSGRMPAKELADGILILTGGILMLSPGFVLDVVGLLLILPLTRPVARRALSAFIGARMVTTLPFGPGPSAPRNDNRPRPGSQGTVVEGEVVDDDPQA
- a CDS encoding polyprenol monophosphomannose synthase, which encodes MVIPTYNESLNLEWIVARLRKAQPGVDVMIVDDNSPDGTGDLADKLAAADPQVSVVHRTEKAGLGAAYLNGFRVALDAGYDVIGEMDADGSHQPEQLHRLLDALRDADLVIGARWIPGGSVVNWPRSRVLLSRGGNLYVRLLLGVRIKDATAGFRVFRRATLEAIDIDTVESTGYVFQTDMAWRTLQAGLTVREVPIEFIERERGDSKMSGSVASESLKRITRWGLHERRNRIKRRFGRG
- the lnt gene encoding apolipoprotein N-acyltransferase — protein: MIRILLALLSGIALGLAFEPVAVVALLPISLATLLWCVRHQRLRWSALLGLVFGLGFMLTLLFWLRVIGVDAWLALSGFEALYFALAGAGLAAVSRLPGWPLWSALVWLAVETLRGAWPMSGLTWGRVSFATIDTPFERWFPWIGANGVSLLVVLCSAVLLWCLQHLKERQVLAGGVLSGTVLAVALPWFVPIQSTSDERVTVAVVQGNVPGSGDDLLAHYREVTTSHMTATQELAERVAAGQVDQPDFVVWPENSTAVDPFRDGSTAQMLSMTSSMIGVPILVGAIVDAPDDRNVLNQGVVFDPVTGAGDRYTKHHPVPFGEYIPYRQHFGTENFGRLAMVPRDMLSGTGVNPLRIDGTEVADVICFDVAYDDTITAQVRHGAELVAVQTSNAMFIHTGQIEQQFAISRLRALETGRTVVVAAINGRSGVIGPDGTVISAIEPRTRDVLVQDVQLAAGVPPSMVVGPWLGRLAVPLALGAALFPLLSYRLRKKKASGSATSEDPESAVEQGENA
- a CDS encoding hotdog fold domain-containing protein — its product is MSIEPGLKVVHRRYVPYSHAHYAGNLVDGAYSLAAFGDVATEMCIRTDGDEGLFASYSDVQFREAVRAGDVLEITAELIKAGTRSRVIHFTVHVVARGAATEARPGAAAVLEPPLLATEATGTVVVPPRTST
- a CDS encoding OAM dimerization domain-containing protein, encoding MSPTTTGSTEPGKLIRPYGDTTGDGMVQISFTLPMPHSKVAEGAAEQLANKMGMEPALVAHAKPMGPDFTFFVVYGRVNHLVDPSKVEVVERDYPLLTPKEVNATVKESLRRRMVVVGGCIGTDAHTVGIDAIMNIKGFAGEKGLEYYRELKVVNLGAQVSVPQLVDRARAENADAVLVSQVVTQRDAHILNTREMSAAFRESYPAAKRPVLVVGGPRFDEKMAGDLGVDRVFSRGTTPGEVASFLVHRILNRPENRTRPKQAS